The Candidatus Binataceae bacterium region TGGGCGTTCCGGTGCAGGACGGGCGGCAGAAGCCGATCGGCGTGCTGGTCGTGCAGACGCTGCGCAGCCGCAAATTCAGCCCGGGCGAGGTGCGCCTGCTCAAGACCGCGGCCAACCAGGTGGCGCACATCCTTTCGCACTTCCGGCTGCGCGAAACGCTCGCGACCAAGGAAAAGGAGCGCGACGAGTACCGCCGCCGGATGATCGAAGCCAACCGCCAGCTCAAGGGCTACGAAAAGATCGGCGGTGAGACTCGGGTCAAGGCGCCGGTCAAAGTGCGCCGCCCGCGCCTGGTCGGACTGGCGGCGGCGCCCGGCTTCGGCCACGGTGTGGCGCACGTGGTCGGCACCTTTCTGAGCACCATCGATCGCAATCTCAAAGCCCGCGACATCCGCGCCGAGCACAAGCGCCTGGAGGAGGCGCTCGCCCGCTCGCTCACGGAGCTCGACGCCGTGCGGCATCGGATGACCCCGCTGATGCCCGAGTCGGAGCTCAAGATCTTCGACGCCCACAAGATGATTCTGGAGGACGACGAGTTCGTCGGCCGCATCCGGGACATCGTCGCCACCGGCTACGCGGCCGAGAGCGCGCTGTTCCGGGTGATCGACGAGTTGAGCGCGCAGCTTCTGGCGGTGGCCGACGGCTACCTGCGCGAGCGCGCCACCGACTTTCGCGACGTCGGCCATCGCCTGCTCCGCCACATGCGCCAGGACGATCGGCGCAACCAGTTCAACAAATCGACCATCCTCGTCGCCGAGGAGCTGACGCTCTCGCAGCTGACGCTGGTCTCGCACGACAACCTTGTCGGAATCGCGCTGGAATCGGGCGGAACGACCTCGCACGCGGCGCTGCTCGCGCGCGCCTTCGAGATTCCCACCGTGGTCGGCGTCGATCATCTGATGGAATCGGTGGCCGAGGGCGACAACCTGGTGCTCGACGGCAATTCCGGCATCGTTTACGTCAAGCCGGCGCCCGAGGTCGAACGCGAGTACCAGGCGCTGCACAAGCGCTACGACACGTTCCGGCGCGAACTGATGAGCGAGGGCGACGAGCCCGCCGCCACCAGCGACGGCAACCGCGTCCGCCTGCTCGCCAACATCGCGCTCCCCCACGACATCCCGCTCGCGCTCAAGTACGGCGCCGAGGGCGTGGGACTGATGCGGACCGAGTTTTCGTTTCTGACCTACGAGGATTTTCCCGACGAGAACCAGCAGATCGCGCTCTACACCAAGATGTTCGACGCGGTGGGCAAGCGCCCGGTGACGATCCGCACGCTCGACATCGGCGCCGACAAGTATCCGCCTTACATGCGGGTGCCGCGCGAGGAAAATCCGTTCCTCGGATGGCGCTCGATTCGGATCTCGCTCGAGATGCCGAGCGTGTTCAAGGTTCAGCTCCGCGCCATCCTGCGCGCCGCCGTGCGGCATGAGGTGAAGATCATGTTTCCGATGATCTCGAGCCTCGAAGAGTTGCGCCGCGCGCGCGAGCTTCTGGCCGAGGCACAGGGCGAGCTGTTCCGCGAAGGGCTGGAGCACAATCCCGCGGCCAAGGTCGGAATCATGGTCGAGGTGCCCTCGGCAGTATGGCTCGCGCCGCGGCTTATCCGCGAGGTCGATTTCTTCTCGATCGGCACCAACGATCTTATCCAGTACCTGCTCGCCGCCGACCGCAACAACCCGCGCGTGGCGCATCTGTACGAAGCGCTCCATCCGGCCGTGCTCTCGGCGATTGCCGAGGTCGTCAACGTCGCGCGTGCCGCGGGCAAGGAGGTCTGCATCTGCGGCGAGATGGCGTCCGATCCGCTGGCCACGCTGCTCCTGGTCGGGATGGGCCTAGACGAGTTGAGCCTGAGCCCGCTCTTCATCCCGGTGATTCGCAAAATCGTTCGCGAGACCAATTACCGCACAGCGCGGCTAATCGCGCACGATACGCTGGAGATGGCGAGTGTGCAGGAGATAAAGGGCTATCTAATCGAGCGCTACCGCGACCTCGGATTGATCAAGCTTGTGGAAATGTTCCGTTAGGCTGAGAATTCCCCTTGAATCGACGGGCTTTTGTTCAATAGAGTTGTGGATGTGCGGAAGGTCTGCAATGTTGACTTCATGGGTCTGGATTAGTTAACTCTGACCGTTCGGTTAGAAAACGTTTCGCCCTTAGTTTTGGCATTTTTATAGAGCGGCGGAAGAGGATCTGAATGATGGTGCTGCTGGTTTGCCTTGGATGCCTTGCGCTGGTCGCTGGCGTAAGCGGCTACCTGGTTATCGGACGCAACCGCTACGGCGCCAAACACTCCGGACGCCCGCTGGAGCTTGGCGCCTCACAGAGCGCGCTTAGCCAGGGTTCGATACGGCCCGAGCCCTGCCGCACGATCAGGGTCTATTTCATCAAGCCGTCGCGGTACGACGAGCACGGCTACGTCCAGTTCTTCCGCTATGGGGTGCAGCCCAACAACACCCTGACCGTGCTGGCGGCGCTCAACGATACCTTCAACAAGCGCTATTCGGCCCAGCGCAACGTTTACCTGCAGACCGTGCTGTGGGACGAGATTTGCGATGGCGCGGTGTCGCCCGAAACGATCGTCGCGATCAAGGAAAAGGCGCGCGAGGACGGCGTCGAGCTGCTAATCGGACTGTCCGGCGTGCAGTCCAACCAATATCCGCGCGGCCGCGACCTCGCCATGCAGTTCGTTGCCCAGGGTTTGCCCACCATGATGGGCGGCTTTCACGTCAGCGGATATCCCGACTCCGTCAAGTTTCTCAACAGCTGCGGCGTGACCACGATCGTCGGCGAAGCGGAAAACCTGTGGGGCCAGATCATCGAGGATTTCCTCCGCGGCGAGCTGCGGCTCAATTACGCGGTCACCGAAGGCATCCGCGCCAAGACCGGCCAGGAAGATATCATCGTGCCGCAGATCGCCGAGGCCCAGTTGCCCGTGATCGACGATCGCTACCTGACCCGCTTCTTCAACGAAGCGATGACCACGATCGATACCTCGCGCGGATGCCCGTTCACCTGCTCTTATTGCAGCGTCAAGAACGTGATGGGCCGCACGATGCGCTCGCGCGAGCCCGAGGCCGTCGTGCACTGGGTGCGCGACGCAATCCGCTTCCACGGGATCGAATCGCTGTTCCTGGTCGACGACGACTTCTTTCGCAGCCCGCGCTGGGAGGAGATCCTGACCGGCCTGGTTGAGGTCAAGAAGGAGTTCCCGCAGCTTAGTTTCATGATGCAGGTTGACGTTGACGCCTCTTGCTACGCCAACGTCGCGCCGGGCGAGACCGAGGGCGCCAAGCATCGGCGCAGCAAGCGCTTCGTCGAACTGGCGGCGCGCGCCGGATGCTATCAGGCTTTCGTCGGAATCGAGTCGCTCAATCCCGACAACCTCAACCACGCGACCAAGTACCAGAACACCGACGACCGGCAGCATCGGCTGAAGCTCGATGAGTCGCGCGCGCGGGTGCTCGAGAAGTACCGCCGCCTGGTCGACAACTGGCATCGCGTCGGCGTTTCCGTCCACGCGGGCTACATGCTCGGCTTCCCCTTCGACGGCCCCGATTGCGGACGGATAGCGGCGAAGACGCTGCGCAAGCTCGGCTTTGACATCGTGTCGTTCTTCATCATGACGCCGCTGCCCGGCACGGAGGACCAGGTCCGCTACGCCAAGGAAGGCGCGATCATCGACTGGGACTTCAATAACCTCGATTCCCAGCACGTCACGCTCAAGCACGAGCGGCTGGACACCGATTCCTGGATGCGCGCCTACCGCGACGCATTTACCGGCTTCTATTCGTTCGCGAGCCTGCTCAGGACCATCTTCACCGTGGCTGGCGGGCGCGGGCTGAGCGCCGAATCGCGCCGCTCCACGCTGCGGCAGTTCATGTACTACTTCTTCAGCTATCGCCAGGGCCGCCATCCGATGGTCGGCGGGGTATGGCAGATTCTGCGGCGCGACGTGCGCCGCGCCGCGATTACCGATGAAGAGGCGTACCGGCACTATCTCGGCGGGATGCGCTTCGACGCGATCCTGCGCGGCGAGGGCGGCGGCTTCGCGACGGCTTCCGCCTGAGCGTAGTGAAGCGTCCCGGCAGGACTTACGTCCAGCGGCCGCTTCATCGGCTTGCCGCCGCGGATTTCAGACGCCTGCCGGCGTGCCCGGCGGGCGTTTTTCGTCGAAATTTCCTTATAGCAGCGGGGTCCGCGGCATAATAGGATAGCAGCGCCGATGGACGCACTACCACTTGCGCAGTTGCGCAGTTTCCTGGTTCCCGGGCCTGAACGCCTTGCCGCCGAGCTTGTGCTCGGCGCGCTGGCGCTGATCGTTCTCAGTATCTACGTGCGCGGCCCTATCGGTACGTTCTTCCGGTGCATCGTCTTCGCCTGCGCGATGACCGTTATCATTGGCGGAACGGCGATCCTGATGAATAACGTATCGCTGGCGGGGCCGCCCAACCCGGCCAGGCGCCTGCAGCGCTTCCTGACCGTGAATTGGGCGGCGACCAGCGAAAAGGGCGACGGTGCCGCCGCCTGCGCCGACCCGGCCCAACTTGGGGCCCGTGAGCCTGCCGACACGGAGCATCACGAACGCCGCCATGTGCGCCACACGGCGGCGCACACCGAGGCTGCGCCCGCTGTTGCGCCCACTGCGACTCCGGCGGCAAACGCAGCGAGCGCGGGCGCGGAAGGGGACTATCCGGAGTTGGTCCGCAACGCGTACCCCGGAATCCCGCCCGCGAGGCTGATGCAGGTGGTGGCCACGACAGTGAGCGGACTTCCGGGATGGCAAATCGTTAATTCGGATCCCACGACGCTCACGATCAATGCGGTGTATCACACGCGCTTGCTTGACTTCACCGACGACGTGCGGATCGTCGTGACTCCGCGCAGCGAAGTTGACGTGTGCTCGCGCTCGCGCTTTGGCCAGGTCAAAACGCAGTCGCCGCTCGATTTCTGGCACGGGGACTTCGGCGCCAACATCGGCCACATCAAGGAGCTTTATCTGGCGCTCGGTCCGGCCACCAATGAAGCGTATCGCCAGGTTGAAATCGAGCAGACCGCCCAGCAGCACGGGGTCAAGTCGCCCAGGCCGTAGCGTGCGAGCAAAAGGCCACTTGACCCGGCACCCCCGCCGCCGGAACATCGTTAACAGAGAAGTTTCGAAGCCGGGAATCTTGTTCACGAGGCAGTAAAACCCGAATATGCTCCGCGAAGCGCAAATCGATTCACTGGCGAATCATCTGGTGCACGGGCTTGTCGCCCGCGGCATTATCAAGCCGCGCGTCGACGAAAAAGACCTGGTCGCCTGCGTGGTCGAGCTGATGTCGCAGAACTTCGAGACCGAATCCCGGATCGATGACGAGGCCGACAAGATGGCCGAGGAGCAGGCGCGGCTTAATCCAGGGGTCGATGCGACCCGGCTGCGCTCGATGATCCGCCAGCGCCTCGCGCAGAAGCGGAACTTCACCCTTTAGCCGCGAGGCCGAACTGCTCGGGGCGGATGGCGATGCCATGAAACTCAGCGAGGAGCGGATTCTTTACCTGGCGCGCGAATCGCTCGCAAAGCTTCGCGACGAGGGGCTGGCCGAGATACCTAACTTCGCTCTCGCGCTGCGCCAGGCGCGCGATTTGATCGCCGGATGGGAAGAGCAGGGCGACGCGATCGACGAGATCGTCCGCCGCAAGATCATCTCGCTCAAGCGCGGCGTAGTCGAGGGCAGCAGCGAATGGAACATCCTCTTCCGCCGCTATCGCGAAGAGGAGTTACGCAAGAAAGGCCCGCGCTGATCCAGGCGGCGCGCCAGGATAACTCTCCGATGGACCCCAGGGAATTTGCCGCCCGCTCCGACGCTTGCCTCGCCCGCGTGGCCAGGTGGCTGGAGGATTTCGACCCCGACGAAGTGGACTATAGCACCGGCGACGGCGCGGTGACGATGGAATTCCCCGACGGCGGGCGCTTCGTGCTGAGCCGCCAGAGCGCGACCTCGCAGGTCTGGCTCGCGGCCGGCGCTCACGGATGGCATTTCGACTACGACGCTGCGTCGGACCGATGGACCGGCGACAAGGACGGCCGGGACCTCTACTTCCGGCTCGCCGAAGCGCTCTCCGAAAAGCTGGGGCGGCGGGTCGAGTTCGAGGATTGAGCTCTCGGCCGAGCAAATTTAATCTCATTTTAATCATCTAACGCTATCTTTGCGGCGTTTGATTGTCGTAACGCGGAGATCGTTCCCTTGCGTCGCGCTTTGCGTTTCGATGAAGTCTGAGGTACTCTGAGCGATTGGCACTCGGGCTTCGCGACTGCCAATTGACAATTAATCCTCCGTGATTAATTTACTGTGCGCGGAAATTGGTTCCGCCTAACACCACAATTACATCGAGGCAAGGAGGCTGCTGGTCCCCATGAAAATCAGGCCATTGGGCGATCGCATTCTGGTCAAGCGCATCAAGGAAGAGGAAAAAACCAAGGGCGGGATCATTATCCCGGACACCGCCAAGGAAAAGCCCCAGGAGGGCAAGGTCGTGGCCGTCGGCAAGGGCAAGGTGACCGACGAGGGCAAGCTGCTGGCGCCCGACGTGAAGGCGGGCGACAAGATCCTGTTCGGCAAGTATTCGGGCAGCGAGGTGAAAATCGAAGGCGAAGAGCACCTCATCCTGCGCGAGGACGACATCCTGGGCGTGCTCGAGTAGCCGCCGCTTCGCTGTCGCTTTAAACCGGCTCAAACACTTTCTAACTTTCGAGGAGAAGCAAAAACCATGGCAGCCAAAACAGTGCGTTTCGCCCAGGAAGCGCGCGAGAAGATTCTGCGCGGCGTCAATGTCCTGGCCGACGCCGTGATCGTCACGCTCGGCCCCAAGGGGCGCAACGTCGTGCTCGAGAAGAGCTTCGGCGCGCCCACCGTGACCAAGGACGGCGTGACCGTCGCCAAGGAAATCGAACTCGAAGACAAGTTCGAGAACATGGGCGCCCAGATGGTCAAGGAGGTCGCCTCCAAGACTTCCGACGTCGCCGGCGACGGCACCACCACCGCCACCGTGCTCGCCCGTTCCATCTATACCGAGGGCATGAAGATGGTCGCGGCAGGCCACGACCCGATGTCGCTCAAACGCGGTATCGACCGCGCCGTCGAGTCCGTGGTCAGCGAGCTCAAGGGCCTCTCCAAACCCACCAAGGATCGCCGCGAAATCGCCCAGGTCGGCACCATCTCGGCCAACAACGACTCCACCATCGGCGACATCATCGCCGAGGCGATGGAAAAAGTCGGCAAGGAAGGCGTGATCACGGTCGAGGAAGCCAAGGGGCTCGAGACCACGCTCGAAGTGGTCGAGGGCATGCAGTTCGACCGCGGCTATCTCTCGCCCTATTTCGTCACCGATCCGGAACGGATGGAGGCGAAGCTCGAAGACGCCTACGTTCTAATCCATGAGAAGA contains the following coding sequences:
- the ptsP gene encoding phosphoenolpyruvate--protein phosphotransferase is translated as MAVNRDRLALIEDISAIGGDAANSLRETLDKIVTTIASGMEVEVCSLYLFDAQRERLVLRATVGLETESVGKVSMRVNEGLVGLVVEHGQPVTVSDAISHPRYKYFPETGEERFHAFLGVPVQDGRQKPIGVLVVQTLRSRKFSPGEVRLLKTAANQVAHILSHFRLRETLATKEKERDEYRRRMIEANRQLKGYEKIGGETRVKAPVKVRRPRLVGLAAAPGFGHGVAHVVGTFLSTIDRNLKARDIRAEHKRLEEALARSLTELDAVRHRMTPLMPESELKIFDAHKMILEDDEFVGRIRDIVATGYAAESALFRVIDELSAQLLAVADGYLRERATDFRDVGHRLLRHMRQDDRRNQFNKSTILVAEELTLSQLTLVSHDNLVGIALESGGTTSHAALLARAFEIPTVVGVDHLMESVAEGDNLVLDGNSGIVYVKPAPEVEREYQALHKRYDTFRRELMSEGDEPAATSDGNRVRLLANIALPHDIPLALKYGAEGVGLMRTEFSFLTYEDFPDENQQIALYTKMFDAVGKRPVTIRTLDIGADKYPPYMRVPREENPFLGWRSIRISLEMPSVFKVQLRAILRAAVRHEVKIMFPMISSLEELRRARELLAEAQGELFREGLEHNPAAKVGIMVEVPSAVWLAPRLIREVDFFSIGTNDLIQYLLAADRNNPRVAHLYEALHPAVLSAIAEVVNVARAAGKEVCICGEMASDPLATLLLVGMGLDELSLSPLFIPVIRKIVRETNYRTARLIAHDTLEMASVQEIKGYLIERYRDLGLIKLVEMFR
- a CDS encoding radical SAM protein, which translates into the protein MMVLLVCLGCLALVAGVSGYLVIGRNRYGAKHSGRPLELGASQSALSQGSIRPEPCRTIRVYFIKPSRYDEHGYVQFFRYGVQPNNTLTVLAALNDTFNKRYSAQRNVYLQTVLWDEICDGAVSPETIVAIKEKAREDGVELLIGLSGVQSNQYPRGRDLAMQFVAQGLPTMMGGFHVSGYPDSVKFLNSCGVTTIVGEAENLWGQIIEDFLRGELRLNYAVTEGIRAKTGQEDIIVPQIAEAQLPVIDDRYLTRFFNEAMTTIDTSRGCPFTCSYCSVKNVMGRTMRSREPEAVVHWVRDAIRFHGIESLFLVDDDFFRSPRWEEILTGLVEVKKEFPQLSFMMQVDVDASCYANVAPGETEGAKHRRSKRFVELAARAGCYQAFVGIESLNPDNLNHATKYQNTDDRQHRLKLDESRARVLEKYRRLVDNWHRVGVSVHAGYMLGFPFDGPDCGRIAAKTLRKLGFDIVSFFIMTPLPGTEDQVRYAKEGAIIDWDFNNLDSQHVTLKHERLDTDSWMRAYRDAFTGFYSFASLLRTIFTVAGGRGLSAESRRSTLRQFMYYFFSYRQGRHPMVGGVWQILRRDVRRAAITDEEAYRHYLGGMRFDAILRGEGGGFATASA
- a CDS encoding DUF1499 domain-containing protein, producing MDALPLAQLRSFLVPGPERLAAELVLGALALIVLSIYVRGPIGTFFRCIVFACAMTVIIGGTAILMNNVSLAGPPNPARRLQRFLTVNWAATSEKGDGAAACADPAQLGAREPADTEHHERRHVRHTAAHTEAAPAVAPTATPAANAASAGAEGDYPELVRNAYPGIPPARLMQVVATTVSGLPGWQIVNSDPTTLTINAVYHTRLLDFTDDVRIVVTPRSEVDVCSRSRFGQVKTQSPLDFWHGDFGANIGHIKELYLALGPATNEAYRQVEIEQTAQQHGVKSPRP
- a CDS encoding DUF507 family protein, whose amino-acid sequence is MLREAQIDSLANHLVHGLVARGIIKPRVDEKDLVACVVELMSQNFETESRIDDEADKMAEEQARLNPGVDATRLRSMIRQRLAQKRNFTL
- a CDS encoding DUF507 family protein gives rise to the protein MKLSEERILYLARESLAKLRDEGLAEIPNFALALRQARDLIAGWEEQGDAIDEIVRRKIISLKRGVVEGSSEWNILFRRYREEELRKKGPR
- the cyaY gene encoding iron donor protein CyaY yields the protein MDPREFAARSDACLARVARWLEDFDPDEVDYSTGDGAVTMEFPDGGRFVLSRQSATSQVWLAAGAHGWHFDYDAASDRWTGDKDGRDLYFRLAEALSEKLGRRVEFED
- the groES gene encoding co-chaperone GroES, which codes for MKIRPLGDRILVKRIKEEEKTKGGIIIPDTAKEKPQEGKVVAVGKGKVTDEGKLLAPDVKAGDKILFGKYSGSEVKIEGEEHLILREDDILGVLE